A single genomic interval of Aegicerativicinus sediminis harbors:
- a CDS encoding ATP-binding protein — translation MVKIGRVTIGFFVFIMLSLWFVSCNRTSEAPPFPAWEMEYQQPITKKITFPEPEPIVWDSTKTIKLGELPTQAFDLDKLPSKPFIIDGITNIEGQITEEPFDLDSLPSIPFNLDSLPSSKIKIDFQPLGDPDIKEVRPLTIPQNASRGVQMADIAFALDGNPKAIITDNDGFLWMVSTQNIARFDSNHFEIYGKDQGLGLNNGFNLFQDSKNRLWVTGRGSIWILDLKNKLVGKISIDFPIEEIFGIIEDSNGNIWCSNITEGFFIFNLETGQVKTITEKEGLISGVLSQYISPFQDSKGLIWLSSFNGIDIIDPNLKTKRTLKFEKPKDSLKNTVLTIKEDSSGKIWIGGFGGAYYLDKEKKLIGDFPNEQGSESALTVPYIFEDDSKNIWLSSAAGFLRRYAPEYGTVEKIKLIDAQNQALRPIEEDYQGNIWATVKFNNGGLYRINLKDGRPGNFNDDDGLINKRVYSTIQREGGKVWIGTVEGINIYDPLTNSIKTFGENQNLKNPNTPYLDPDSKGRIWASGGNNGDGISIIDPVKNTIQHITKEQGLTKRYRPKVEDLNGDMWIGGFDGNVLHYDMANNIIREFQITQNDSFSAINKLKVDLDGYIWGTSTRQGIFKIYPKKQTIQIFKTDHGLLSNVVYYIQSTRDNKIWIGSNNGVQLLDPINSNITSFQKEQGLVNNETYDINIWKNKVYIGTAQGITVLEPIIREGQKDTFFSAYSIGKEQGLKYLDVALGSTSFDQNGRYWAGIEGEILTNIDQIKNDLNPIKTEITGLNIFDEKIDFNSGDFLISNRKSQVRNLTKSDTISSKLVSSNTSKYQVVNELEYSNISGPYNLPTDLKLPFNQNYISFSFNALDYSNPNSVVSRYILEGYDEDWSPITKERSTSNYIDLPPGDYTFKVASKGFNNVWSEPKEFSFTITPAWWKTWWAYLSYLIILLLVFYVIRNIYRSQMLKRENKVLEERVNLRTQQLEKSIEDLKATQSQLIQSEKMASLGELTAGIAHEIQNPLNFVNNFAEVNTELIEELKEERKKPDSERDLQLEDELLRDIASNEEKIKHHGKRADAIVKGMLQHSRNSSSDKELTDINKLADEYMRLSYHGLRARDKSFVAGMHMDFDESIPEIYVAPQDIGRVLLNLINNAYYAVNAKKKVAPDGYNPSVTVATRMVNDHIEIDVIDNGNGIPQEVIDKIFQPFFTTKPSGQGTGLGLSLSYDIIKAHGGTLTVRSSDGSPIDLGAIAKDELGNGTIFTISLPINE, via the coding sequence ATGGTTAAAATAGGAAGAGTAACTATTGGTTTCTTCGTTTTTATTATGCTGTCTTTATGGTTTGTTTCTTGCAACCGAACCTCTGAAGCTCCGCCCTTTCCTGCTTGGGAAATGGAATACCAACAACCAATAACCAAAAAAATAACTTTTCCTGAACCAGAACCGATAGTTTGGGATTCGACCAAAACTATAAAATTGGGGGAATTACCCACTCAAGCCTTTGATTTGGACAAGTTACCATCCAAACCATTTATAATTGATGGTATCACCAATATTGAAGGACAAATTACAGAAGAACCTTTTGATTTAGACTCTTTACCTTCCATTCCATTTAATTTAGATAGCCTTCCTTCTTCTAAGATTAAAATAGATTTTCAACCTTTAGGAGATCCTGACATTAAAGAAGTTAGACCATTAACAATACCCCAAAATGCATCAAGAGGAGTACAGATGGCTGATATTGCTTTTGCTTTAGATGGAAATCCCAAGGCAATAATCACCGATAATGATGGATTCTTATGGATGGTTTCGACACAAAATATTGCACGTTTTGATTCAAATCATTTTGAAATCTATGGTAAGGATCAAGGATTAGGTTTAAACAATGGGTTTAATCTTTTTCAAGATTCCAAAAATAGACTTTGGGTGACTGGAAGAGGAAGCATATGGATACTTGATTTAAAAAATAAGTTAGTTGGTAAAATTTCCATCGATTTTCCTATTGAAGAAATATTTGGCATAATCGAAGACAGCAACGGTAATATATGGTGTTCTAATATCACTGAAGGATTTTTCATTTTTAACTTGGAGACTGGCCAGGTTAAAACAATAACTGAAAAGGAAGGTTTAATATCTGGTGTCCTTTCACAATATATAAGTCCGTTCCAGGATAGTAAAGGATTAATTTGGTTATCCTCTTTTAATGGGATAGATATCATTGATCCGAATTTAAAAACAAAAAGGACATTAAAATTTGAAAAACCAAAAGACTCTTTAAAGAATACGGTTTTAACTATAAAAGAAGATTCTAGTGGCAAAATTTGGATTGGGGGATTTGGTGGTGCCTACTACCTTGATAAAGAAAAAAAATTAATTGGAGATTTTCCGAACGAGCAAGGATCGGAATCGGCTTTAACTGTGCCGTACATTTTTGAGGATGATAGTAAAAATATATGGCTTTCAAGTGCAGCTGGTTTTCTGAGAAGATACGCACCTGAATACGGGACAGTTGAAAAAATTAAATTAATCGATGCGCAAAATCAAGCTCTTCGACCTATAGAGGAGGATTATCAAGGAAATATATGGGCTACTGTAAAATTTAATAATGGAGGATTATATCGTATTAATTTAAAAGATGGAAGACCTGGAAATTTTAATGATGATGATGGATTGATTAACAAAAGGGTATATAGCACAATCCAGAGAGAGGGTGGTAAAGTTTGGATAGGTACCGTAGAGGGAATAAATATTTATGATCCATTAACAAATTCAATAAAAACCTTTGGTGAAAACCAAAACCTTAAAAATCCTAACACTCCATACTTAGATCCTGACTCTAAAGGTAGAATTTGGGCATCGGGGGGCAATAATGGTGATGGCATATCCATTATAGACCCTGTCAAAAATACCATTCAACATATAACAAAAGAGCAAGGCCTAACCAAAAGATATAGACCAAAGGTCGAAGATTTGAATGGGGATATGTGGATAGGTGGTTTCGATGGAAACGTATTGCATTATGATATGGCAAATAACATAATTAGGGAATTTCAGATTACACAAAATGATAGCTTCTCAGCCATAAATAAATTGAAAGTAGACCTTGATGGTTACATTTGGGGTACTTCTACCAGACAAGGTATATTTAAGATATACCCTAAAAAACAAACGATTCAAATTTTTAAAACCGACCATGGATTATTATCCAATGTAGTCTATTATATCCAATCAACCCGTGATAATAAAATTTGGATTGGATCCAATAATGGCGTACAATTATTGGATCCTATCAATAGTAACATTACAAGTTTTCAAAAGGAACAGGGATTAGTTAATAACGAAACCTATGATATAAACATTTGGAAAAATAAAGTATATATAGGTACTGCTCAAGGCATAACAGTTTTAGAACCCATAATTAGAGAAGGACAAAAAGATACTTTTTTTTCAGCATATTCCATTGGAAAAGAGCAAGGTTTAAAATATCTAGATGTGGCTCTAGGAAGCACCTCATTTGACCAAAATGGACGTTATTGGGCTGGAATAGAAGGTGAAATTCTAACAAATATTGATCAAATTAAAAATGACCTAAATCCAATAAAAACTGAAATTACAGGATTAAATATTTTTGATGAAAAAATTGATTTCAATTCAGGTGATTTCCTCATTTCCAACAGAAAAAGTCAAGTCCGAAATTTAACAAAATCTGATACTATTTCCTCGAAATTGGTTTCCTCAAATACCTCTAAATATCAGGTTGTAAATGAATTAGAATACTCAAATATTTCAGGACCATACAACCTACCAACCGATTTAAAACTACCATTCAATCAAAATTATATTAGCTTTAGTTTTAATGCACTTGATTATTCTAACCCGAATTCTGTTGTTTCCCGTTACATATTGGAAGGCTATGACGAAGATTGGAGTCCAATTACCAAAGAAAGAAGTACCTCAAATTATATAGATTTACCTCCAGGTGATTATACTTTTAAGGTAGCTTCAAAAGGTTTTAACAATGTTTGGAGCGAACCAAAAGAATTTAGTTTCACAATTACACCTGCATGGTGGAAAACTTGGTGGGCTTATTTGTCTTACTTAATAATTCTATTATTAGTCTTTTATGTTATAAGAAACATTTATCGTTCCCAGATGCTGAAAAGAGAAAATAAAGTATTAGAGGAACGTGTAAATCTAAGAACCCAACAATTGGAAAAAAGCATTGAGGATCTAAAAGCCACCCAATCCCAATTGATACAATCTGAAAAAATGGCGAGTCTCGGTGAGTTAACCGCAGGGATTGCACATGAAATACAAAATCCACTCAACTTCGTCAACAATTTTGCCGAAGTGAATACAGAGCTTATTGAAGAATTAAAAGAAGAGCGCAAAAAACCAGACTCCGAAAGAGATCTTCAATTGGAGGATGAACTGTTAAGAGATATCGCTTCAAATGAGGAAAAAATTAAACATCATGGTAAACGTGCCGATGCCATCGTTAAGGGAATGCTACAACATAGTCGCAATAGTAGTTCCGATAAAGAGCTCACTGATATAAATAAGCTTGCTGATGAATATATGCGCTTGTCGTATCATGGATTGCGTGCTAGAGATAAATCGTTTGTAGCGGGTATGCATATGGATTTTGATGAATCTATACCAGAAATTTATGTAGCACCCCAAGATATAGGTCGCGTATTGTTGAATCTAATAAATAATGCCTATTATGCCGTCAACGCCAAGAAGAAGGTAGCACCTGATGGTTATAACCCTTCCGTTACTGTTGCCACAAGAATGGTAAATGACCATATCGAAATTGATGTCATTGATAATGGAAATGGTATTCCACAAGAGGTAATCGATAAGATTTTCCAACCCTTCTTTACCACCAAACCAAGTGGACAAGGAACTGGTTTAGGATTGTCGCTTTCCTATGACATTATAAAGGCCCACGGAGGTACACTGACGGTAAGATCTTCAGATGGAAGCCCAATTGATCTTGGTGCTATTGCGAAAGATGAATTAGGAAATGGCACCATTTTTACAATATCATTACCTATAAATGAATAA
- a CDS encoding response regulator, whose protein sequence is MKVLIVDDERDVETLFRQKFRKEVRNHNLELTFAFSGQEALDILQKEDPPKVVYVFSDINMPGMTGLELLDKIKAKFPGITVSMISAYGDSENYNKAIQSGAKEFFTKPIDFESLRGEIKQLL, encoded by the coding sequence ATGAAAGTACTGATCGTAGATGACGAAAGAGATGTAGAAACATTGTTCCGTCAAAAATTTAGAAAGGAAGTTAGAAACCACAATTTGGAACTAACATTCGCATTTTCTGGCCAAGAAGCATTAGATATTTTACAAAAAGAGGATCCGCCTAAGGTGGTCTATGTGTTTTCGGATATCAACATGCCAGGAATGACCGGTCTGGAATTGTTGGATAAAATAAAAGCAAAATTTCCTGGAATAACAGTAAGTATGATTTCCGCTTATGGGGACAGCGAAAACTATAACAAGGCGATACAATCAGGGGCCAAAGAATTTTTCACAAAGCCTATTGATTTTGAGTCTTTGAGAGGTGAAATAAAGCAACTTTTGTAG
- a CDS encoding S9 family peptidase: MTVLSLLLSLPIYSQKKEFTKEDYQKAAAYSSRELNSLILNGRVNPSWLENGNFWYKADTSGGEKFILVNNKSGKKSTYDKLEDIPGYKASVFRQASRTEVVSPDGNKSAFIKDWNLWVRYLDSGKEVQLTNDGIENYGYATDNAGWRKSDKPILLWSPDSKKIATYQQEQRHVSDMYLVTTNPGAPTLQQWKYPLPQDEKVIQIERVIIEVDQPKVIRLDMPADPRRGTLCDDISCSGAFDDNEWSEDATKLYFVSSSRDHKSATMRVADASNGAVRDIFNETVPTQYESGQGSINWTYLDKSDEIIWFSERDDWGHLYMYDAKNGNLKHQITKGSFALMEISFIDETNNKIYALVNGFNPNENPYYSHLISVDFNGKNLKDLTPEVGNHSISWSANHDFFVDNYSTPVTPNKAVLKNAKGKIIQPLEQADISKLKEGNWKAPEMITVKSAIGNWDLYGLMFTPSTLDPNKKYPIVNYVYPGPQGGSMGSWSFSAVRRDHQALAELGFIVVVLEGSCNPGRSKSFHDSCYGSLAENTLPDQISGIKQLAQTRSYMDLDRVGIWGHSGGGSATVAALFKHPDFYKVGVAQSGNHDNRNYEDDWGERYIGLMETNDDGTSNYGVEANAEFASNLKGHLLLAHGAMDDNVPPYHTLLVVDALVKANKDFDLIIYPHARHGYGKDNSYMQGRRWNYFVKHLLNAETPKDFVVKN, translated from the coding sequence GTGACAGTTTTATCCCTTTTACTGTCATTACCGATTTATTCCCAGAAAAAAGAATTTACGAAAGAAGATTATCAAAAAGCCGCAGCATACTCTAGCCGCGAACTAAATTCTTTGATATTAAATGGTAGAGTCAACCCAAGCTGGTTAGAAAATGGAAACTTCTGGTATAAAGCTGATACTAGCGGTGGTGAAAAGTTCATCTTAGTTAATAATAAATCAGGGAAAAAATCCACTTATGATAAACTTGAAGATATACCTGGTTACAAGGCCTCTGTATTTCGTCAAGCTTCCAGAACTGAGGTTGTTTCACCCGATGGAAACAAATCGGCCTTTATAAAAGATTGGAATTTGTGGGTGCGTTATTTAGATAGTGGAAAAGAAGTGCAATTAACAAATGATGGTATCGAAAACTATGGTTACGCTACCGATAATGCAGGTTGGAGAAAGAGTGATAAACCCATTTTACTTTGGTCTCCAGATTCCAAAAAAATTGCAACCTATCAACAAGAACAACGACATGTAAGCGACATGTATTTAGTTACTACCAATCCTGGCGCACCTACTCTACAACAATGGAAATATCCTTTACCGCAGGACGAAAAAGTAATACAAATAGAAAGAGTCATCATCGAAGTTGATCAACCAAAGGTGATCCGTTTAGATATGCCTGCGGATCCACGTCGTGGAACTCTTTGCGATGATATAAGCTGTTCTGGTGCCTTTGATGATAACGAATGGAGTGAAGATGCAACTAAATTATATTTCGTATCATCTTCAAGAGATCACAAATCTGCCACAATGAGGGTAGCGGATGCATCTAACGGTGCTGTTCGGGATATTTTTAACGAAACTGTACCTACCCAATACGAATCTGGCCAAGGTTCTATCAACTGGACTTACCTAGATAAAAGCGATGAAATTATCTGGTTTTCTGAAAGAGACGATTGGGGGCATTTGTATATGTACGATGCCAAAAATGGGAACCTGAAGCATCAAATCACCAAAGGATCTTTTGCTTTGATGGAGATTTCATTTATAGATGAAACCAACAATAAAATTTATGCTTTGGTAAATGGATTTAATCCAAATGAAAATCCCTATTATTCCCATTTAATAAGTGTTGATTTCAATGGAAAAAACTTAAAAGACTTAACACCTGAGGTAGGAAATCACTCCATCTCTTGGTCTGCTAACCATGATTTTTTTGTTGATAATTATTCCACGCCAGTTACTCCCAATAAGGCCGTATTAAAAAATGCCAAGGGTAAGATTATTCAACCACTTGAACAAGCCGACATTTCAAAATTAAAAGAGGGAAATTGGAAAGCCCCTGAAATGATAACTGTAAAATCTGCAATTGGCAACTGGGACCTTTATGGGTTAATGTTTACACCTTCTACACTAGATCCGAATAAGAAATATCCTATAGTAAATTACGTTTATCCTGGTCCACAGGGTGGAAGTATGGGTTCCTGGTCTTTTTCTGCCGTAAGAAGGGATCATCAAGCCTTGGCAGAATTAGGTTTTATAGTCGTTGTATTAGAAGGTAGCTGTAATCCCGGACGCTCAAAATCGTTCCATGATTCTTGTTATGGTAGTTTGGCCGAAAACACACTACCCGATCAAATTAGCGGTATTAAACAACTGGCTCAAACACGTTCGTATATGGACTTAGATAGAGTTGGTATTTGGGGGCATTCAGGTGGTGGTTCAGCAACTGTTGCTGCACTATTTAAACATCCTGATTTTTACAAGGTCGGAGTGGCGCAATCTGGCAACCATGACAACAGAAATTATGAGGACGATTGGGGTGAGCGCTATATAGGCCTAATGGAAACAAATGATGATGGCACCTCTAATTATGGTGTGGAGGCTAACGCAGAATTTGCTTCAAATTTAAAAGGTCATTTATTATTGGCACATGGTGCCATGGATGACAACGTTCCACCTTATCATACGTTATTAGTTGTTGATGCCTTAGTGAAAGCAAATAAAGATTTCGATTTAATAATTTATCCACATGCTCGCCATGGGTATGGAAAAGACAATAGCTATATGCAAGGGCGTAGGTGGAATTATTTCGTTAAACACCTCTTAAATGCAGAAACACCAAAAGATTTCGTTGTCAAAAACTAA
- a CDS encoding response regulator gives MSKILVVDDEPDLEVLIKQKFRKQIRQKEYEFYFAENGNEALKKLNELQDIDIVLSDINMPEMDGLTLLTKISEFKPLLKSVIVSAYGDMENIRTAMNRGAFDFITKPINFEDLTLTVEKTLKHVRHIKETLQAIKENNILKMYVDENVLNFMDSREYESAITANETIEASVMFADLCGFTKISENAPADVVVGMLNTYFDVMAKAIIDHGGIIDKFIGDAVMAVFKGDFHIDHAIEAAIAVRREVRKLPKIEGENDFQPKVSIGIKSGEMISGNIGSSTIKRLDFTVVGDTVNTAARLQDAAGPDQILISEGCFQNVKEAFNCSKIGEITLKNKAKPLTVYEVLE, from the coding sequence ATGTCTAAAATACTGGTTGTAGACGACGAACCGGATTTGGAGGTCCTCATTAAGCAGAAATTCAGGAAGCAAATTCGCCAAAAGGAATACGAATTTTATTTTGCCGAAAATGGAAATGAAGCACTGAAGAAGCTAAATGAGCTTCAAGATATTGATATTGTTCTAAGCGATATTAACATGCCAGAGATGGATGGTCTTACCTTACTTACTAAAATAAGCGAGTTTAAACCATTATTAAAATCTGTTATTGTTTCTGCTTATGGGGATATGGAGAATATCCGCACCGCTATGAACAGAGGGGCGTTTGATTTTATAACCAAACCGATAAATTTTGAAGATCTCACGCTAACAGTTGAAAAAACGCTTAAGCATGTCCGCCACATTAAAGAGACATTACAGGCTATAAAGGAAAATAATATTCTAAAAATGTATGTCGATGAAAACGTCCTAAACTTTATGGACAGTAGGGAATACGAATCGGCTATAACAGCAAATGAAACGATTGAAGCCAGCGTCATGTTTGCAGATTTATGTGGTTTCACAAAAATTAGTGAGAATGCTCCAGCAGATGTGGTTGTAGGTATGTTAAATACCTATTTCGATGTTATGGCAAAAGCCATCATTGACCATGGAGGAATCATCGACAAATTTATTGGGGATGCCGTTATGGCCGTCTTTAAAGGTGATTTTCATATCGATCATGCCATTGAAGCCGCTATTGCCGTTCGACGTGAGGTTAGAAAGCTTCCAAAAATCGAAGGTGAAAATGATTTTCAACCTAAAGTTTCCATAGGTATAAAAAGTGGGGAAATGATTTCCGGAAATATTGGATCATCAACCATAAAACGACTAGATTTTACCGTAGTTGGGGATACCGTTAATACAGCTGCTCGTTTGCAAGATGCGGCTGGACCGGACCAAATATTAATTTCTGAAGGTTGTTTCCAAAATGTAAAAGAGGCCTTCAACTGTAGTAAAATTGGAGAAATTACATTAAAAAATAAGGCCAAACCCCTCACAGTCTATGAGGTTTTAGAGTAA